A segment of the Anguilla anguilla isolate fAngAng1 chromosome 6, fAngAng1.pri, whole genome shotgun sequence genome:
TTCTGCAGTGTGGATTTATGTCTTTTAGTgctcatgtactgtacacaaaaCAATCTGTGGTGTACTTAATATAGCATTTTGGAATATTGTaaccattcaaataaatttcAAGCTTCAGATAAATCGGTTTTCCTGCGGCTATAACGTTTCCCTTTCTTTAGCTATCACATTCGTCACCTGTCTGGTGCCTGAGCTTTTGGTTATCAAACGGTTTTAGAGGAGCTTGTTCTGGTTTTAATCATTTTGGTCAGGTGAAACGCTGCTGATGTCTCAGCCTAATTATCTGTTTACAAATGTGATCTGTGGTGAATAGGAAATGGCATACCGTATGTGATGAAAccagagaggattgtgggtattaATGCTTGAAATGTGTAATGTTCCATTTTGTGGTGATGCCAATGTTTGAGTGGATCCTAGCATTatggttctgattggttgagggtttctttttatgttttgaagATAAGAGAATCAGTTAAGGATACACAAATGCcttctgaaacattttatactgtaaaatggctgatcttccttttttaaaatgcagaactTCACCATTATaatttttaatcacattttggGTGACTTTCCACCTGTAAGAACCAACCAAAACAATTTCCTGTGAAGCAGCATTGTGTAGAGTAATAAAACCGCCATCACTGGACCAAATGATTGAATGATGTGCTGTTAATGGCATCAGTAAGGCATTgtggagaaaagaagaaaagaaaacagacaaacataGAGACGGATTTGACAAAACTATCCATCATGGGTGCATAACCTGAATTTACAGttgccatttttgaaaatgagtgtGAATCATccaatttctttgtttttttaatttattattgtacAGTTTGAAAAATATATCTTGTCTTGCTTTGTATCAACTGCTCAACAAATAGATAAGtcataaacatttaaaagataTTTCATTTCTCTGCCCAGAAATAGGCTTTGTCACTGGAACTCACCATGCTCAGTAAATCAGTAATCAATCACTATCAGTCACAATACAACCTCTGCCATCTCTGCTGTTACGTAGTGCTCCATTTTGTGAAGCTGACAGTGTTAGAGCTTGTGTGTAGTCCATGCCAATGCCCAACGAGTCCATATTTTCCAGTGTAGCAATGAATAATCCCTCAAGAATATAAAATCACCTTCCAGAGAGGACACTGctctgtaaaaatgtttaacagTTTGTGTTTCTGAAGTTCTCCTCATTGTGACTACATTTCAGGAGCCTAATTATTTACTCAGAAAGAGCTTTTTTATATGAATTGTTTCCAACAAAGAGACAGTCTGTTTTCTTCGGGTTATTGCACTACAACAGCTGAACaacaatgttgttgttgttgttgttggttttttttttctttttttccccctttttgtaGCTGCTGCTCGCGCTCGTCGGCGACGTCCCTGCCCAGGCGGCGGCCCTCGGCGGCGCCAACGAGTCGCTCTCCGCCCTCCAGTACCGCCACACCGACCCCGAAACCGGCGGGCAGCTGATGTGCGACAAGTGCCCGGCGGGCACCTACGTGTCCCGGCACTGCACCGGGACGGCCGTGCGGGAGTGCAGCCGCTGCCCCGACGGGGGCTTCACGCGCCGGGAGAACGGGATGGACAAGTGCCACCGCTGCAGGCCGCCGTGCGCCCCGCCCTTCGCGGAGAAGGAGGCGTGCACGGCCTCCACGGACCGCGAGTGCGCCTGCCCGCCGGGCACCTTCGCCAGCCAGACCGGGTGCAGGCCGCACTCCCCGTGCGGCAGGGGGTCGGGGGTGAGGAGGCCGGGCGGCGAGTCGGAGGACGTCAAGTGCAGGCCGTGCGTGCGGGGTTCTTTCTCGGACACGTCCTCCACCGTGGACAAGTGCAGGCCCCACACCGACTGCCTGGCCCTGGGCCTGGTGCTCACGGTCCGGGGCACGAAGGAATCAGACAACACCTGCGggcccccgcccgccgccggccccgccccgccctcaaCCCTGCCCCCGACCCCGCCCTCGAACCCGGAGCCGTCCGAGCCGGCCGAGGCTTCCTTAGCAGTTGTGACGTATGAAGGTAACCGTGAGCAACGGCAGCTGTGCACTAAGAGAAATGATTATTGCTGTTTTTACCACACACATGGCCAAATGTCTggtaattaaatattaattaaaaattcgtaattaattaaattataaattacattttttgattaCCTGAACTTTGGGGGGAAACAATTTCCCACTTAATTTCCCACTAGTTTTTTTCCGCCAAAACCCAACAGAACATGTAAATCAAAGTTGTCAACCGTGGTTCACAGAATACTGAAGGGCAGTGTGGGCTTTCCaacgtccagtgttaattcagcactgacagagtacatatgagtccaacagggaccataCATACTCTGTGAGGGTTGATTTATCATTATCTTactgtgtagttttttttttttctttgaaaattggAAAAGCTCAACTACTTAAAACTTTTGTCTTTTATCATGGTTTCGTACTTGCGAAAGGAAGGCAAATGTTCTGGGAGCCTTACGTATGGAGACTGAACAGTGTGGTATTTGTATGTGGCGATTGTTTGCATTCTCAGCCAAGGCTTATGTAACCGTCTGTGGTTATTGCCAACACCCAGAGATATTTCATAGACAAAAGCACTTATTGTTGCTAAATTACTATAAGAGCATAATTGCTTGTTTACAGTGAAACACAGGCACAATATAAAACTATTATTAACGATAACAAACaaattaccatttaaaaattttatatgTTCATGGGCTCAGCTGTTAGAGTGAATTAGCTGAATGACGTTGCCATTTTTTACTGATGAATTCATGCATATGTGAAGCTACCGAACATGACTCTCTTTAGATTACTGTTAATCTCAAtgaattcatttacattttcttcagtttgatGCTCAGACAAATGAGTACTTTTTGGCGCCGACGGCTTCCATGACGacgaaaatgtaaataaagctATAGGAGCGGCGTAGAACAGCATTTTTGCTAGCGCTGTGCAGTTAACATGGTTACCCTGCTCTGTCTCAACAGCCCTAAAACAGGTCATTAGCTCCACTGGTATTTATGTTAGCCAGCGACTGACTGTCGCTCACCCGGCTGGAATTGTTCGTACAAATTAGGCCTTTCTTTCAGTCGGACAGACGAGAGGGCGTGACATGCTCCGTGTGGATCTCTCAGTGCTGGAGTTTCCATTGAATCCCTTTCTCAATGGTATCACTGAGTGCAATGCACAAAGCCAGctaactgttaaaaaaagaggCCTAGTTTTGAAAGACTATACTTGAAAAGCTACTGTTCTTTTTGTGAGTTCTGACATCACTGATTGCTGTTTGGAGTACTTAAgtacagtaatatttttttgcgGTTAATATGTCAGAATTGTTAAATcattaaaggggaaaaataataGTTACTTCATGTTTTGacacatgtaaaatatgtattgttTCACTGTACTGAGGCAACGGGGAACAccagtcaggcagttttcagtGGCTGGTAGCCATCTAGTGGTGGAACCGTGGTACTGTCATTACCTTGGGGGAGTCATTCAGTCTgtcacccattacattacattacattacaggcatttggcagacgctcttatccagagcgacgtacaacaaagtgtataaccataaccaggaacaagtatgacgaaacccctagagagaagtaccggtccaagtacagggaacaaccgcatagttcaacctggaccctggtggttaaactgattaacactaacaacgagaacggcaacaacgcaatctatggaaaaataaaaataaataaaaatacaagtagtcgttaagactggcgcatcaactaagtcaccccaggtgagagagtgagggacacTTCCATCTCTAGGATTGTTGTTTGATCGTAGCTGAAAAGATGCTGGATATGAGCAGTCAAATTCCCACATTGCATGTGTGATTATGAAGTCAGCTGGCATAGAGAAACGTGGGGGGTTTTCACTGACTCTTGCCAGCTCAATAGAGGAttcaattttttgtttcttctttctgttttgCTGTCTGGGTTAAACcatctttggtctgaactgacatctcatttctctctctctcctggtctctttgtgtgtgtgcttgtgcgtgtgtgtgtgtgtgtgtgtccgtgttgGGGTCAGACACCATTGACTTCACATCAGTTGTCAAGGACTCAGAGCTGTCGCTGAGCAGCAAAGGAACTTTCCCAAGCAACACAGACAGTGGCACAGTAGACTTGaccaacatggccgccgccatcgccgccgccgccgccactgcCGCCGCCGAACCCGAACCCGCCGCCGACCCCCTGTGGACGCAAGGCGAGCACGCCCGCGACCGCCAGAGCGGGCCGCCGGACGGCAAGCAGGCGGCGGGCCCCCCGCCGGAGGGCAGGCCCcagagcgccccctacaggcccACCCGCAGGGGCTCCCCCAGGCCGAGCGCGCACAAGCGCTTTGACATCAACGAGCACCTGCCCTGGATGAtcgtgctgctgctgctgctggtgctggtggtgaTCGTGGTGTGCAGCGTGAAGAGGAGCTCGCGGACGCTGAAGAAGGGCCCCCGCCAGGACCCCAGCAGCATCGTGGAGAAGGCCATCCAGAAGAAGCCCGCCGCCCCCACGCACGCCAAAGAGAGGTGGACCTACTACTCCAATGGCCAGGGTGAGTGCCCACCGTCCCCGtgcaggaacaaaaaaagaccgtcccccccagggctgtgtctgtgctaTTCTGCCATTTAGCCAGCGGCCTCGTTTATCTACAGCTCAGACATAACCTTTCCTCTGACTGTAATACACTGTGTAGAAGaacattcatccatccatccattatctatacccgcttatcctggccAGGGTCGCAGGGGTGTAGAagaacatttcaaatgtaatctGGTCCCGAATTTGTAAAGCAGCTCAGAGCAGAAATACTGATCTAGGTTTAGttcaaccattttttttttttggctcataAAGGTTAGGATATTGACAGAGGAAACCCGATTCTCCTGCCTGGCAGTGCTTCGTGACTACGCTCCACTGATATTACACCAGGTGGTATGCGCTGGGGGATCTACAGTTCGGATCTCCATTCACAGACTTGGCGTCAGTGCAGTACAATAAGGAACTGGTCTGGTAActtgaaggtcacaggttcgattcctgggcagaacactgccgttgtacgcttgagcaaggtacagcctgcattgcttcagtgtatatcgatctgtataaatggacgcaatgtaaatgctatatgAAAAGTCGCTCGGGtttgtgtaaatcgctctggataagagcatctgctaaatgcctgtaatgtaatgtaatgtattgtaatgaaatgcaatgtaatgcatcactgcactggctGTGGGAGGAGCCGTGTGGCGCCGGCTAGCCTCACAGAGAAGGCTCTCGCTTGGTCTGAGGCTTTTGGGATTTGGCCCCCTTAACTGCGGTGACCTCTGCGTATGTCAAACTGGGATTAGACCAGTGGCTGATATTCAGTTAGCGTAATCTTCAGTGTGGCAGAATGGGAGAGATCAGCTCTGTTCATCCTACACGTGTAATTCTACCCAGCATCATACCCATTCTGCCTAAACGAACACGGTTCTCTGGAGA
Coding sequences within it:
- the tnfrsf21 gene encoding tumor necrosis factor receptor superfamily member 21 gives rise to the protein MLGKMSVIYVPLTLLLALVGDVPAQAAALGGANESLSALQYRHTDPETGGQLMCDKCPAGTYVSRHCTGTAVRECSRCPDGGFTRRENGMDKCHRCRPPCAPPFAEKEACTASTDRECACPPGTFASQTGCRPHSPCGRGSGVRRPGGESEDVKCRPCVRGSFSDTSSTVDKCRPHTDCLALGLVLTVRGTKESDNTCGPPPAAGPAPPSTLPPTPPSNPEPSEPAEASLAVVTYEDTIDFTSVVKDSELSLSSKGTFPSNTDSGTVDLTNMAAAIAAAAATAAAEPEPAADPLWTQGEHARDRQSGPPDGKQAAGPPPEGRPQSAPYRPTRRGSPRPSAHKRFDINEHLPWMIVLLLLLVLVVIVVCSVKRSSRTLKKGPRQDPSSIVEKAIQKKPAAPTHAKERWTYYSNGQGVDILKLVAAQIGSQWIEMYQYLANATEREVAAFSNGYSADHERAYAAFQHWTIRDGDANLAKLIGALHRQRRIDVVEKIRCVMEDNPQFDLNQLMTSVNVTQCLSPSHKPLESPGAAAAERSPVDRTKGFFADEAEPLLRCDSTSSKDSALSRTGSFITKEKKDTVLRQVRLDPCDLQPIFDDMLHILNPEELLVIERIPLAEDKLDRLFEIAGVKSQEASQTLLDSVYSHLPDLL